A single Candidatus Pacearchaeota archaeon DNA region contains:
- a CDS encoding YbaB/EbfC family nucleoid-associated protein produces MFDKLKDLKKLKDLESSLGDERVEKEKNGIIVVVNGRAEIVSISLNPELGKENQEKYLKDCINEASRDAKMIMAKKAVEITGFGF; encoded by the coding sequence ATGTTTGATAAATTAAAAGATTTAAAAAAGTTAAAAGATTTGGAAAGTTCTTTGGGGGACGAAAGAGTAGAAAAAGAAAAGAATGGAATTATAGTTGTTGTTAATGGAAGAGCAGAAATAGTGAGTATTTCTTTAAATCCTGAATTAGGCAAAGAAAATCAAGAAAAGTATTTAAAAGATTGCATTAATGAAGCTTCTCGTGATGCCAAGATGATTATGGCAAAGAAAGCAGTTGAAATAACAGGTTT